Proteins encoded in a region of the Falco rusticolus isolate bFalRus1 chromosome 10, bFalRus1.pri, whole genome shotgun sequence genome:
- the LOC119154671 gene encoding ARL14 effector protein gives MDPCSVGVQLQATNECHKTYYTRHTGFKTKQDLSSSDLLLLQLRTGITLSENNTICFHHAKIYIERFEDLQKSCCDPFNIHRKLSKKKLRAIDLDDAAFLSAKFGRQFVPGWKLCPKCTQIINGSVDVEAEDRQRRKLDSDGRTAKALKSLQFANPGRQTELTPETSKREKRRLQTKNASFNSDRQVIPAKSKVYDSQGLLLYSGMDLCDCLDEDCLGCFYACPKCGSNKCGAECRCDRKWLYEQIEIEGGEVIKNKHVG, from the exons ATGGATCCTTGTTCAGTTGGAGTTCAGCTTCAAGCTACCAATGAATGCCATAAGACCTATTATACCCGCCACACTGGCTTCAAGACTAAGCAAGATCTGTCTTCGTCTGATCTACTGTTACTTCAGCTTAGGACTGGAATAACCCTTTCAGAGAACAATACAATCTGCTTCCACCATGCAAAAATTTACATTGAAAGATTTGAAGACTTACAAAAATCATGTTGTGATCCTTTTAACATACACAGAAAGctatcaaagaaaaaattacgAGCAATTGACTTAGATGATGCAGCTTTTCTAAGTGCGAAGTTTGGAAGACAGTTTGTACCTGGTTGGAAGCTTTGTCCCAAATGTACGCAGATAATAAATGGAAGCGTGGATGTTGAAGCTGAAGATCgccaaagaagaaaacttgaTTCAGAC GGACGTACAGCTAAGGCTTTAAAGTCTCTGCAGTTTGCTAATCCGGGACGACAGACTGAATTAACTCCTGAGAccagcaaaagggaaaagagaaggctgcaaacaaaaaatgcatCATTTAATTCAGACAG GCAAGTTATACCAGCCAAGAGTAAAGTCTACGATAGCCAAGGACTACTTCTTTACAGTGGGATGGACCTCTGTGATTGCCTTGATGAAGATTGCCTGGGATGTTTCTATGCTTGCCCCAAGTGTGGCTCCAACAAGTGCGGAGCTGAATGTCGCTGTGACCGCAAGTGGCTATATGAGCAAATTGAGATAGAAGGAGgagaagtaattaaaaataagcatgttgGTTAG